Proteins from a genomic interval of Arachis hypogaea cultivar Tifrunner chromosome 10, arahy.Tifrunner.gnm2.J5K5, whole genome shotgun sequence:
- the LOC140175771 gene encoding uncharacterized protein: MNNIEGKVIKLNKPGEMGYKKDCLNVVGKLISDKEINFKTCKNALLEMWGNPQGVAVTDIGRKKILFSFKDRKKGLQIIQNGPWNVKGNMINLRLWREGESVFEVDHDFMEFWIQVHGIPLEFMEKETARLIGEMLGVLVEAEEPKTDGILKKPYLRIRVSIDITKALPTGFWLDRESLPPL, translated from the coding sequence ATGAACAACATCGAAGGAAAAGTCATAAAGCTCAACAAGCCGGGAGAAATGGGATATAAGAAAGATTGCTTAAACGTGGTGGGAAAGCTAATAAGTGACAAGGAGATAAATTTCAAAACTTGCAAAAATGCCTTACTCGAAATGTGGGGAAACCCTCAAGGAGTGGCAGTTACAGATATTGGAAGAAAGAAGATACTTTTCAGCTTTAAAGACAGGAAGAAAGGGTTGCAGATCATTCAGAATGGACCATGGAATGTCAAAGGTAATATGATTAATCTCAGGTTGTGGAGGGAGGGCGAGTCTGTTTTTGAAGTTGACCATGACTTCATGGAATTTTGGATTCAAGTGCACGGCATACCACTTGAATTCATGGAGAAAGAAACTGCTAGGCTTATCGGAGAAATGTTAGGAGTCTTAGTCGAAGCTGAAGAACCAAAGACAGATGGAATCCTCAAAAAGCCATATCTGAGAATTAGGGTGAGCATCGACATCACAAAGGCATTACCTACAGGATTCTGGTTAGATAGAGAGAGTCTGCCTCCACTGTGA
- the LOC112716588 gene encoding protein CHROMOSOME TRANSMISSION FIDELITY 7 — MQSKISAFFKSSSSSSASASASVSHPKPLPHDNDDPLTTWENTKHHISITYTKRTRPNPKAASSSSSPSTAAAITGTTVVKNKKRSYAQVHLDFGQSDFLLRTCSICGFNFTPGDLDGEKSHNDFHKCYTQGIPFRGWSNERVLTMPTLKTDRIVLVLDTDPPAHRNKVEDVVRMMEIELGTGWILHQLCKVYLFISQQRIVGCLVAEPIKEAFKVISSFTGHSDIGKKRETKSTTLQFGSIVFQREVKKRTVSANNSDVMELGGAIFCEDKAVAGVCGIRAVWVTPSNRRKHIAVHMLDAVRKSFCAGSALERTQLAFSQPTSSGKALASSYTGTGSFLVYKADKTVVDREKGTQQTTHTLISD, encoded by the exons ATGCAGTCTAAAATAAGCGCTTTCTTcaaatcttcttcttcctcttcagctTCAGCTTCTGCTTCTGTCTCCCATCCCAAACCCCTTCCCCACGACAATGACGATCCTCTCACCACGTGGGAGAACACGAAGCATCACATCTCCATCACTTACACCAAGAGAACGCGCCCCAACCCTAAggctgcttcttcttcctcttcaccgTCCACCGCCGCCGCCATAACCGGAACAACTGTCGTtaagaacaagaagaggagctacGCCCAGGTTCATCTCGATTTCGGTCAATCCGATTTCCTCTTGCGAACTTGTTCCATCTGCGGCTTCAATTTCACTCCCGGCGACCTCGACGGCGAGAAGTCGCACAACGATTTCCACAAATGCTACACTCAGGGGATCCCTTTCAga GGTTGGAGCAATGAAAGGGTTCTGACGATGCCAACCCTCAAAACGGATCGAATCGTTTTGGTCTTGGACACTGACCCTCCTGCTCACAGAAACAAG GTTGAAGATGTGGTGAGAATGATGGAAATTGAGCTTGGAACTGGATGGATTCTTCATCAACTCTGTAAG GTCTATCTGTTCATATCTCAGCAGAGGATTGTAGGGTGTCTAGTTGCTGAACCAATCAAAGAAGCATTTAAAGTGATCTCTTCTTTTACCGGACATTCTGATATTGGAAAGAAAAGGGAAACAAAATCAACCACTCTCCAGTTTGGGAGTATAGTTTTTCAAAGAGAGGTCAAGAAAAGAACAGTTTCAGCGAATAACTCTGATGTGATGGAGCTTGGTGGGGCAATCTTCTGCGAAGACAAGGCAGTTGCAGGTGTTTGTGGCATTCGAGCCGTTTGGGTTACTCCCTCCAACAGGAGAAAACACATTGCAGTCCATATGCTAGATGCAGTGAG GAAAAGCTTCTGCGCTGGCTCTGCACTTGAGCGCACTCAGCTAGCTTTCTCTCAGCCAACCTCATCTGGAAAGGCATTAGCTTCTAGTTACACTGGCACTGGATCATTCTTGGTGTATAAAGCTGATAAAACAGTTGTAGATAGAGAAAAAGGAACCCAACAAACAACCCATACTTTGATTAGTGATTAG